The region CTGCAAATTGTGTGCACACAGACCTATTGGTGATTGCCATTTATACATGTTATGTGTCTTAGCAGGGTGAGTAGCGGTCAATGGTGCGGGCATCAGAGAGGGCCTGTGGAGGAGGCAGGGATTGCCCCAGGATATCCATCTTGTCGTGGGTGAGGCCCAGGTGCTCCGAGGCCAGCTTGGAGAGCGGGTACAAACTCTCTATGGCCTTCGCATCGGCTACCAGTTGCTGCTGCGCTTGGATGAGCAGCTCATTGGCTTTCTCCTGCTTCAGGCCCAGGTGCTCCGCTGTGTATTTACTCAGAGGATAGATGCCCTCTGCAAAGTCCAGCTTCACTTTCCCATCTGTGGTCAGGCCCCCTGCCGTCCCTCCACCGCTGTGCATCTTCATGTGGCTGATGAGGTTGCGCTGCTGTGCGAACTTTCCCCCACACACCTGACATTCATACGGCTTCTCCCCAGAGTGGATGCGCATGTGCTCAGTGAGACGGTACTGACGTGTGAAACGCATGCCGCAGGAGTCGCAGGCGAAAGGTTTAAGGCCCAGGTGGCTGCGCATGTGGCGTGTCATGGTGCCGCGCTGTGTGAACTTCTTGCCACAGATGCTGCAGGGGTAAGGCCGTGTCAGCCAGTGGGTCTTCTCATGTTGGCGCAGAGTGGCTGGATCTTTGTAGGACTTTTCACAGCTGGAGCAGCGGTATGGTCGGATCATCTCCCCGATGCCCCCTGAGTTCAGTCCCTGGCCGGACTTGGTctccaggtggggcagactgttCAGAACGTTGCTGCTGTTGAGGCTCCCATAACCATTTGTGTTGCTGCTCATGTTTTTGGAGCTGCTGTTATTGCTGTTTCCCATCTCCCCACCAGAGTTGCCATACAGCTCCTCCTCTGTGTGCGTCTCCACGTGTGCATTGAGCTGCTCTGAGCTCGGGAAGCCTTTGTCACAGGGGATGCAGACATACAGATTGTCTCCAAAGCTCTCCGGCTCATACGGCATGTGGAACCTCCCCATTGGTCCAGAAGGAGACGGACGGCCCTCGCTGCTGCCTGTCTCCTCGGTGCCCGAACCACTCTTATCATCTGCTCCTTCACTCTCCTCCCCGGTCTTGTGATGGTTGTGATGCTGATCTCCATTTTCACCAccttcctcttcatcctcatcctcatcctcatcttcacctGTGTACGACAGTGGCTCGTGTTTCACCCAGCGGTAGATGTTGCCAATTTCTCTGCCCGCCTCTCCGCCTTCTGTCGGGGTGTCGGGGCTGGGTGGGCATGGGTAGCGGTCTGTCCCCTGGGAGCCCGAACGAATCaggtgggggaggtgggggcCTAGAGGCTGGTTGAGATGGGGGAAAGCTGGAGGAGTGAGGGAGCCTGTCTGATCAGTTGACTCCATTTTTTCTGAGGGGAAGGCCCTGCCATTCGTCCCCTGCATGGGACTCGTGCGGCCGCTCAGAGTCCCATCTCGCTCCTCATCGTTGTGAGTGTTTGCCAGATGCGTTTGAGAGGGTGTGAGCTGAGACTGGGAGGTGGGGCTCTTCTTGGAGAGATCAAGCCCAAAGTTGGGAGAGCAGTTCCTCTCAGAATGGGCCGAGCGGCCAAGCTGGGCGGGCAGAGCTGACTGCAGGGACGGGAACACCTGAGAGCCCTGGGTGGAGGTGGGAGCATACAACTCCCCAGTATGGATGGCTAGTCGATGGGGAACCAGCTCCTCTAGTGGTGGTGCTCGGGGTGCATGGTTATTCAAAATTCCTCCTGGAGGACATGACTGAATGACAGGAGTAGAAATCCTATACCTGCCACCACTCCCTAAACCCATACTATTGGGTCCCATCTTTGCATAGGGTAGAAATGCAGGGCCTGGGCGGGGAGGGTACTTGCCATTTCTCCTCAGCTTCTTTTTGCACAAAGCCACTAAGTCGAGCAGTTGTAGGTAGCTGGCTGCAGCCAAGACAGCCCCTAAATTGGGCTCAGTGGGGGAAGTGGGGTCTCCCTCGCTAAGGCGGCCTGTGTAGATGTAGTCCAGAATGACCCTGAAGACCCCTGGACTCACCATCTCGTGGTCGAGGTTGATGAGATTGTCATGGACCACCAAAGACTTCAAGTAGAGGCTGCTGGCAGCCAAAATGTTCTTGTGAGCTCTGAAGAGGGCGTTCTGCACCACAATGATAACATCACACAGGAAGCCCTTGGTGCGCTGGCTgttgagctgcaggaggagatcCCTAGCATGACTTGGAACTTCCATGGCATCCAGCATTGTCTTCAGTCCGCCACCTGCAACAacagatatctgtaaaatgtcatGCAGCATTTCAGGTCACCAAAAACTCAATTAACGTGTAATTTTCTGCACCACAGGGAAGCTTATTGATGTATTTTATGAAAGAATTCTATAAAAAGTTATGATTCACACATCAGATTATATCAGAAAGTAATTGAGAAGCCAAAAGCTCTGACTGCCAACATAAAGGTAAAAAGTCATTAAAGAAAATTGTCAGAGTAATAATGGAAACAAAAATAGGTTTTGCATGTGGATCCATTTATGAGGATTAATTAATAAtaacagattttcttttaaaagacaaCACAGCACTTCATTTTCATGCATCCTAATGCAAACTCATAATTATAGTTTTATTACTTCAATTTGTTGCCTTGTTTACTAATTACTTTTTTAAGTCatgaattaaatatttacacaatGACGTAGGTTTAATTATTAGAGTCCACTTGATGAAGCAAATACAAAGTGCAGAAGTGATGTGTGGGAAGTGCACACGAAGGCCAGTCAGTTAAAGTGAACTTTTGCTAAAGGTGAGCGGCTGCACTGGTTTTCTCATTATCAGAAACTCAACTCTGTGCATTCACTTCCCCTGCAGTgagcaaaaagagagaaagagctaATGTTAGACAACCACAGATATATATTTTGTAATTGCTGGCTTCCTGATAAAGTATTCCAGAAGTGC is a window of Acanthochromis polyacanthus isolate Apoly-LR-REF ecotype Palm Island chromosome 13, KAUST_Apoly_ChrSc, whole genome shotgun sequence DNA encoding:
- the hic1 gene encoding hypermethylated in cancer 1 protein isoform X2, which encodes MLDAMEVPSHARDLLLQLNSQRTKGFLCDVIIVVQNALFRAHKNILAASSLYLKSLVVHDNLINLDHEMVSPGVFRVILDYIYTGRLSEGDPTSPTEPNLGAVLAAASYLQLLDLVALCKKKLRRNGKYPPRPGPAFLPYAKMGPNSMGLGSGGRYRISTPVIQSCPPGGILNNHAPRAPPLEELVPHRLAIHTGELYAPTSTQGSQVFPSLQSALPAQLGRSAHSERNCSPNFGLDLSKKSPTSQSQLTPSQTHLANTHNDEERDGTLSGRTSPMQGTNGRAFPSEKMESTDQTGSLTPPAFPHLNQPLGPHLPHLIRSGSQGTDRYPCPPSPDTPTEGGEAGREIGNIYRWVKHEPLSYTGEDEDEDEDEEEGGENGDQHHNHHKTGEESEGADDKSGSGTEETGSSEGRPSPSGPMGRFHMPYEPESFGDNLYVCIPCDKGFPSSEQLNAHVETHTEEELYGNSGGEMGNSNNSSSKNMSSNTNGYGSLNSSNVLNSLPHLETKSGQGLNSGGIGEMIRPYRCSSCEKSYKDPATLRQHEKTHWLTRPYPCSICGKKFTQRGTMTRHMRSHLGLKPFACDSCGMRFTRQYRLTEHMRIHSGEKPYECQVCGGKFAQQRNLISHMKMHSGGGTAGGLTTDGKVKLDFAEGIYPLSKYTAEHLGLKQEKANELLIQAQQQLVADAKAIESLYPLSKLASEHLGLTHDKMDILGQSLPPPQALSDARTIDRYSPC
- the hic1 gene encoding hypermethylated in cancer 1 protein isoform X1; amino-acid sequence: MIIKGDLDRMAEDIGHAGGGLKTMLDAMEVPSHARDLLLQLNSQRTKGFLCDVIIVVQNALFRAHKNILAASSLYLKSLVVHDNLINLDHEMVSPGVFRVILDYIYTGRLSEGDPTSPTEPNLGAVLAAASYLQLLDLVALCKKKLRRNGKYPPRPGPAFLPYAKMGPNSMGLGSGGRYRISTPVIQSCPPGGILNNHAPRAPPLEELVPHRLAIHTGELYAPTSTQGSQVFPSLQSALPAQLGRSAHSERNCSPNFGLDLSKKSPTSQSQLTPSQTHLANTHNDEERDGTLSGRTSPMQGTNGRAFPSEKMESTDQTGSLTPPAFPHLNQPLGPHLPHLIRSGSQGTDRYPCPPSPDTPTEGGEAGREIGNIYRWVKHEPLSYTGEDEDEDEDEEEGGENGDQHHNHHKTGEESEGADDKSGSGTEETGSSEGRPSPSGPMGRFHMPYEPESFGDNLYVCIPCDKGFPSSEQLNAHVETHTEEELYGNSGGEMGNSNNSSSKNMSSNTNGYGSLNSSNVLNSLPHLETKSGQGLNSGGIGEMIRPYRCSSCEKSYKDPATLRQHEKTHWLTRPYPCSICGKKFTQRGTMTRHMRSHLGLKPFACDSCGMRFTRQYRLTEHMRIHSGEKPYECQVCGGKFAQQRNLISHMKMHSGGGTAGGLTTDGKVKLDFAEGIYPLSKYTAEHLGLKQEKANELLIQAQQQLVADAKAIESLYPLSKLASEHLGLTHDKMDILGQSLPPPQALSDARTIDRYSPC